A stretch of Paenibacillus mucilaginosus 3016 DNA encodes these proteins:
- a CDS encoding PLP-dependent aminotransferase family protein, producing MGWAPLHGSESRVSARGYHTFFIDKRKDPIIIKKISPFRAPRFCTAASPPVGGAPDHHRLQDEGDPEPMHFHIPYHSNLERYPTKLLALYHALRDSIVEGVLERGTRLPSTRELASAYGLSRGTVNQVYEMLAAEGYVDCRTGSGTYVAFRRSTRTSGAGAAAARPEEAPAYPLSPWSRRLGPPPGEPVHGGGEAPSSRPGSGAFIDFHYFAPDLSGFPREEWNRCLHAAVRGEPAARLMDEPAQGWEPLREAIAQYLRRARGLAAEPGQIAITGGSVQAIALLAQLLIGPGEAAVVETPSYGGFRRAVRAAGGRCIDAPIDGEGIIPAAWDCAGAVRDADTAVPDRSGALAWSGGSGCSSGPTRRALSSSRTIMTASSATVGKEPSNRCACSAARSGSSTSDRSRSRCSRPRGSGTRCCLRPWSSRSPARRRSSSRSRSIYSSRRRWPPSWPAARTSGTCAG from the coding sequence ATGGGCTGGGCTCCTTTGCATGGTTCCGAATCGCGTGTAAGTGCTAGAGGGTATCATACCTTCTTCATTGACAAGCGGAAAGATCCAATTATCATTAAAAAGATTAGTCCATTCCGAGCGCCCCGATTCTGCACGGCAGCTTCACCCCCGGTAGGCGGGGCCCCGGACCATCATCGTCTGCAGGATGAAGGAGACCCTGAGCCTATGCATTTTCATATACCGTATCACTCCAATCTTGAACGCTACCCGACGAAGCTCCTGGCGCTGTACCATGCGCTCAGGGACAGCATCGTGGAAGGCGTGCTGGAGCGCGGGACGCGGCTGCCCTCCACCAGGGAGCTTGCCTCCGCCTACGGGCTCTCCCGAGGGACCGTGAACCAGGTCTACGAGATGCTGGCGGCCGAAGGCTACGTCGACTGCCGCACCGGCAGCGGCACGTATGTCGCGTTCCGCCGCAGCACGCGCACCTCGGGGGCTGGCGCAGCCGCCGCCCGGCCGGAGGAGGCGCCCGCCTACCCGCTCTCCCCGTGGAGCCGGCGGCTCGGTCCGCCTCCGGGAGAGCCGGTGCACGGCGGCGGGGAAGCCCCCTCGAGCCGGCCCGGCTCCGGCGCGTTCATCGACTTCCACTACTTCGCGCCGGACCTCAGCGGCTTCCCGCGCGAAGAGTGGAACCGCTGCCTGCACGCGGCGGTGCGGGGAGAGCCGGCGGCCCGGCTGATGGACGAGCCGGCCCAGGGCTGGGAGCCGCTGCGCGAGGCGATCGCGCAGTACCTGCGCCGGGCCCGCGGCCTGGCGGCCGAGCCCGGCCAGATCGCCATCACCGGCGGCTCCGTCCAAGCGATCGCGCTGCTCGCGCAGCTGCTGATCGGCCCGGGGGAGGCTGCGGTGGTGGAGACGCCGTCGTACGGCGGCTTCCGCCGCGCGGTCCGTGCCGCCGGCGGCCGCTGTATCGACGCCCCGATCGACGGCGAAGGCATCATCCCCGCCGCCTGGGACTGCGCGGGTGCTGTTCGTGACGCCGACACGGCAGTTCCCGACCGGAGCGGTGCTCTCGCTTGGAGCGGCGGCAGCGGCTGCTCGAGTGGGCCGACGCGAAGGGCGCTGTCATCATCGAGGACGATTATGACAGCGAGTTCCGCCACCGTCGGCAAGGAGCCGTCGAACCGCTGCGCGTGCTCGGCGGCGAGGAGCGGGTCGTCTACGTCGGATCGTTCACGAAGTCGCTGCTCCCGCCCACGCGGCTCGGGTACGCGGTGCTGCCTCCGCCCCTGGTCGAGCCGTTCACCCGCGCGCAGGCGCTCTTCGAGCCGTTCCCGGTCAATCTACTCGAGCAGAAGGCGCTGGCCGCCTTCATGGCCGGCGGCGCGTACGAGCGGCACCTGCGCCGGATGA
- a CDS encoding GNAT family N-acetyltransferase — MRIITAGRAELSAVVPLFDAYRRFYGQPSDPEGAERFLEGLMAHGDSVILLARQEGSAEALGFTQLYPGYSSVSMKRLWTLNDLYVRPEARGRGVAALLLEAAEGLARESGAKGLQLETAPDNRTAQRLYERMGYVRDEEYLHYFRSTMEN, encoded by the coding sequence ATCCGCATCATCACGGCCGGACGTGCCGAGCTGTCCGCCGTCGTCCCGCTCTTCGACGCCTACCGCCGGTTCTACGGCCAGCCCTCGGATCCGGAAGGGGCCGAACGCTTCCTCGAAGGCCTCATGGCCCACGGCGATTCCGTCATTCTCCTGGCCCGCCAGGAGGGATCGGCCGAAGCACTGGGCTTCACCCAGCTGTATCCCGGCTACTCTTCCGTCTCCATGAAGCGGCTGTGGACACTCAACGACCTGTATGTCCGGCCCGAAGCCCGCGGACGAGGGGTCGCGGCCCTGCTCCTGGAGGCCGCCGAAGGACTGGCCCGAGAGAGCGGAGCCAAGGGCCTTCAGCTGGAGACGGCTCCGGACAACCGGACGGCCCAGCGCCTGTACGAACGGATGGGGTATGTGAGAGACGAAGAATACCTCCATTACTTCCGGAGCACGATGGAGAACTGA
- a CDS encoding pyridoxamine 5'-phosphate oxidase family protein yields the protein MRRKEFSVEEQNEIDAFLNEMSYGYLATEGADGWPHLTPLNYAYWNGNIYFHGSRAGSKMKEIAQSDKVSFAVSKEYAIIPSYYSDPRQACPATAFFKSVHIRGIAEPVEDLDEKAGALSSMMEKLQPEGGYAPITAEDPEYRGELRGVSVVRITVSELTAKFKFGQNMSEERRAHIAESLAERGRPDDAETAELMRRFCPHHQ from the coding sequence ATGAGAAGAAAAGAGTTTTCCGTAGAGGAACAAAATGAGATCGATGCCTTTCTGAACGAGATGTCATACGGTTATCTGGCCACGGAGGGAGCTGACGGCTGGCCGCATCTCACGCCGCTGAACTACGCCTACTGGAACGGGAATATCTACTTTCACGGGTCCCGCGCCGGCAGCAAAATGAAGGAGATTGCCCAGTCGGACAAGGTCAGCTTCGCCGTCTCGAAGGAATATGCCATCATCCCTTCTTACTATTCGGACCCGCGCCAAGCCTGCCCCGCAACAGCGTTCTTCAAATCCGTGCATATCCGCGGGATCGCGGAACCCGTCGAGGATCTCGACGAGAAAGCCGGCGCCCTGTCCTCCATGATGGAGAAGCTGCAGCCGGAAGGCGGCTATGCGCCGATCACGGCGGAGGACCCCGAGTACCGCGGCGAGCTCCGCGGCGTCTCGGTCGTGCGGATCACGGTCAGCGAACTCACCGCGAAGTTCAAGTTCGGCCAGAACATGAGCGAAGAGCGCCGCGCCCATATCGCCGAGAGCCTGGCCGAACGGGGCCGCCCGGACGATGCGGAGACGGCCGAGCTCATGCGCCGGTTCTGTCCTCATCACCAGTAA
- a CDS encoding helix-turn-helix transcriptional regulator — protein MDQASLYHPRYLEEECHLRTVAYYSKQWNGFQMPFHTHRAAEIMYVISGECTVEFAEDRVHLGKGDFILIDALVAHRLFVEESTVCRMLNVEFVLGPRQGAFPSFRQLAEENEVLRAMLGRVRPYLVLSDTTDVYHTLKSLVLELSDRSRGGFMVQLLLSQLLLRVARLAAEAEEHQANPGDLYVKKVIAYLHHHYDCDLRVKELAEAVNLHPSYLHRIFRLHTGSSIVEYLTALRIEKAKMLLAQTDIPVIEIPGYIGMNSRQYFSAVFKKQTGLTPLQYRLGIEAWQRDE, from the coding sequence ATGGACCAAGCCAGTCTGTATCATCCGAGATATCTGGAGGAAGAGTGCCATCTGCGGACGGTGGCGTACTATTCCAAGCAGTGGAACGGGTTTCAGATGCCGTTTCACACCCATCGTGCCGCCGAGATCATGTACGTGATCTCGGGGGAATGTACCGTCGAGTTCGCGGAGGACCGGGTGCATCTGGGAAAAGGGGACTTTATCCTCATCGATGCGCTGGTGGCGCACCGGCTCTTCGTGGAGGAGAGTACCGTGTGCCGGATGCTGAACGTGGAGTTCGTGCTGGGGCCGAGGCAGGGCGCGTTCCCGTCCTTCCGGCAGCTGGCCGAGGAGAACGAGGTGCTGCGGGCGATGCTGGGGCGCGTGCGTCCTTATCTCGTGCTGAGCGACACCACCGACGTTTATCATACACTGAAGAGCCTGGTGCTGGAGCTCAGCGACCGCAGCCGGGGCGGCTTCATGGTCCAGCTGCTGCTGTCCCAGCTGCTGCTGCGCGTGGCCCGGCTGGCGGCGGAGGCGGAGGAGCATCAGGCGAACCCCGGCGATCTGTATGTGAAGAAGGTCATCGCCTACCTGCATCACCACTACGACTGCGATCTCCGGGTGAAGGAGCTGGCGGAGGCCGTAAATCTGCATCCGAGCTACCTGCACCGGATCTTCCGTTTGCATACGGGAAGCTCGATCGTCGAATACCTCACAGCGCTGCGCATTGAGAAGGCCAAGATGCTGCTGGCCCAGACTGATATTCCCGTGATTGAGATTCCGGGTTACATCGGCATGAACTCCAGGCAGTACTTCAGCGCCGTGTTCAAAAAGCAAACCGGTCTCACGCCGCTCCAGTACCGCCTGGGGATCGAAGCCTGGCAGCGGGACGAATAA
- the glsA gene encoding glutaminase A has protein sequence MNPKNDLNLIADKLPEWLEESRKYTVLGRPASYIPELAYAPAEALGVTVMGADGTEITAGDCGLTFTMQSISKVFTLLLALMDHGEDGVFQKVGMEPTGDDFNSMLKLELVPPGIPFNPLINAGAIAISSLIHGVSPSDKLSRILAFFREVSGDPDLTYNEAVYASESAHAHRNRSLAYFLKDNHVLDGDVEEVLDLYFKHCSIEVTCRHLARMALVLALNGKDPVSGRELIPKRYVAIAKTFMITCGMYNASGEFAIKVGMPAKSGVAGGILALVPGRFGVGVIGPALNHKGNSTAGVHLLQTMSEAMDWSIF, from the coding sequence ATGAACCCGAAGAACGATCTGAATCTCATTGCCGACAAACTGCCGGAGTGGCTCGAAGAAAGCCGCAAATATACCGTCCTCGGCCGGCCCGCCTCCTATATTCCCGAGCTGGCTTATGCACCCGCGGAGGCCCTGGGGGTCACCGTGATGGGAGCGGACGGCACCGAAATCACGGCGGGGGACTGCGGACTTACCTTCACCATGCAGAGTATCTCCAAAGTGTTTACTCTGCTGCTCGCCCTCATGGACCACGGGGAAGACGGCGTCTTCCAGAAGGTGGGCATGGAGCCGACCGGCGACGATTTCAACTCGATGCTGAAGCTGGAGCTGGTGCCGCCCGGCATCCCGTTCAACCCGCTGATCAATGCGGGGGCCATCGCGATCTCTTCGCTGATTCACGGGGTTTCCCCGTCGGACAAGCTCAGCCGGATTCTGGCCTTCTTCCGCGAGGTATCGGGCGATCCCGATCTCACTTATAATGAAGCGGTATACGCTTCCGAGTCGGCCCATGCGCACCGCAACCGGTCGCTGGCCTACTTCCTGAAGGACAATCACGTGCTGGACGGGGACGTCGAGGAGGTGCTCGACCTCTACTTCAAGCACTGCTCCATCGAGGTCACCTGCCGTCACCTGGCCCGCATGGCTCTCGTGCTCGCCCTGAACGGCAAGGACCCGGTGAGCGGCCGCGAGCTGATCCCGAAGCGTTATGTCGCCATCGCCAAGACGTTCATGATCACGTGCGGCATGTATAACGCTTCGGGCGAGTTCGCAATTAAGGTCGGCATGCCGGCGAAGAGCGGTGTGGCCGGAGGCATCCTCGCCCTCGTGCCCGGACGCTTCGGCGTCGGCGTCATCGGCCCTGCGCTGAACCATAAAGGCAACAGCACCGCAGGCGTGCATCTGCTCCAGACGATGTCCGAGGCGATGGACTGGAGTATATTCTAA
- the mmsB gene encoding multiple monosaccharide ABC transporter permease, with protein MNTVKELFRGNIRQYGMVIALLFIMVFFQILTDGILLKPLNITNLILQNSYILVLAIGMLLVIITGHIDLSVGSVAAFVGAISAILMVDMQMHFVPAMLISLLIGALVGAWQGFWVAYVRIPSFIVTLAGMLLFRGLTMIVLDGKSIAPFPKTFQKISSGFLPDAFGGKIHMLTIIIGIVLSLILVFSEWRKRSTQQKYGFEVGSGALFALKLAAMVAVLNIFTYVLATYEGIPNILILLFVLIVIYTFVMNRTIVGRHIYALGGNEKAAKLSGVKTQRITFWVFVNMGVLSALSGLIFAARLNSATPKAGVNFELDAIAACFIGGASASGGIGTVIGAIVGGLVMGVMNNGMSLVGLGIDWQQGIKGLVLLLAVGFDIYNKNKGVS; from the coding sequence ATGAATACGGTTAAGGAGCTTTTCCGGGGCAATATCCGGCAGTACGGCATGGTGATCGCGCTGCTGTTCATTATGGTGTTTTTTCAGATTCTAACGGACGGCATTCTGCTCAAGCCGCTTAACATTACGAATCTCATTCTTCAGAACTCGTACATTCTCGTGCTGGCGATCGGTATGCTGCTCGTCATCATCACCGGGCACATCGATCTGTCGGTCGGCTCGGTGGCGGCCTTCGTTGGCGCGATCTCGGCCATTCTCATGGTCGATATGCAGATGCACTTCGTGCCTGCGATGCTAATCTCGCTGCTCATCGGCGCTCTTGTCGGCGCCTGGCAGGGCTTCTGGGTCGCGTATGTGCGGATCCCGTCGTTCATCGTGACGCTGGCCGGCATGCTCTTGTTCCGCGGCCTGACGATGATCGTGCTCGACGGCAAGTCGATCGCGCCGTTCCCGAAGACGTTCCAGAAGATCTCCTCGGGCTTCCTGCCCGATGCGTTCGGCGGCAAAATCCACATGCTGACGATTATCATCGGTATCGTTTTATCGCTGATCCTCGTGTTTTCCGAGTGGAGAAAGCGCAGCACGCAGCAGAAATACGGCTTTGAAGTGGGCTCCGGTGCGCTGTTTGCCTTGAAGCTGGCGGCGATGGTCGCCGTGCTCAATATCTTCACTTATGTGCTTGCGACCTACGAGGGGATTCCGAACATCCTCATTCTGCTGTTCGTGCTCATCGTGATCTACACCTTCGTGATGAACCGTACGATTGTCGGACGCCACATCTATGCGCTCGGCGGCAATGAGAAGGCGGCGAAGCTCTCCGGGGTCAAAACGCAGCGCATCACGTTCTGGGTGTTCGTGAACATGGGCGTGCTCTCCGCCCTGTCGGGCCTGATCTTCGCGGCGCGTCTGAACTCCGCCACGCCGAAGGCCGGCGTGAACTTCGAGCTCGATGCGATCGCAGCGTGCTTTATCGGCGGCGCGTCCGCTTCGGGCGGGATCGGGACGGTTATCGGCGCGATCGTCGGCGGCCTGGTCATGGGCGTCATGAACAACGGGATGTCGCTCGTCGGCCTCGGCATCGACTGGCAGCAGGGCATCAAGGGACTGGTGCTGCTCCTCGCGGTAGGGTTCGACATCTATAATAAGAACAAAGGCGTAAGCTGA